In the genome of Vibrio sp. 16, one region contains:
- a CDS encoding diguanylate cyclase: MNNQARDEIQTIYSQFQRYPGIDGAIVMEQQVYAICAKHDLELPLAQFHFIEGLKCNRTDRIAEAIDHYLKCLELVTGEDEILALHANILLATLYTEQENYYSAYLMYKRVIDNSEKLDDNYMSLAYCNVSNLLLQLQQYDMTVDFASKAVASARKVANKSIESISYLNKALALALAEQIHQAIECANHALMIALQIDNPRTIAYAYGYLARIQSMSDDYSINEVKRHFQLANKYSVVLKDKYIQMENDTYYAQFLEKHDIDSEAIQLCRQLEKLIDPTCNIKFHLLYCQVAINLAKKHNQAELVSLQATYIEAANRALADTRQKEYASIISKVKQAADDQERRLQQKIKEHIEAITEIGQELATCQDISVHLPSIFSKITNIIPSEEFGIALYDEQQGILDYRYFYNTKGPIERFYVDCNKQTSIGSYVVKTKSMVHLNNADATSVRAAIGLSVDSDNAAIHRKADTPSSQSLMFTPILLGNKVLGIMSTQHTESGQYQPHHCQLFEQLASFIAIALENHVQRHKLQQANNLLDNLSKTDPLTKLYNRYQLDTIAPTLIQKAINQGTQIAIVIIDIDFYKGYNDQFGHQAGDEALKIVAANISNAFSDTSIDHIFRYGGDEFLVLCDGQTDEQVIRKIHQLQSAILSLKIAHPRSYASDYLTLSIGVSNHRLYKEQPLDFNDLFNVADSALYTAKEQGRNQFHLRSDDS, translated from the coding sequence ATGAACAATCAAGCTCGGGATGAAATACAAACCATCTATTCTCAATTTCAACGCTATCCCGGTATTGATGGCGCAATCGTCATGGAACAACAGGTGTACGCGATCTGTGCGAAACATGACCTTGAGTTGCCTCTCGCTCAGTTTCATTTTATTGAAGGATTAAAATGTAACCGAACAGATCGTATTGCAGAAGCGATTGATCACTACCTGAAGTGCCTTGAGCTTGTCACTGGGGAGGATGAAATTCTCGCCCTTCACGCCAACATATTGCTGGCGACCCTCTATACTGAGCAAGAGAATTACTACTCCGCCTATTTGATGTATAAGCGCGTGATCGACAACAGTGAAAAGCTCGATGACAACTACATGTCACTCGCTTACTGTAATGTCAGCAACTTATTACTTCAATTGCAGCAATATGACATGACCGTCGATTTCGCGAGTAAAGCGGTCGCTAGCGCGCGAAAAGTGGCGAACAAGTCAATTGAGTCAATTAGTTACCTAAACAAAGCATTGGCCCTTGCGCTTGCAGAGCAAATCCATCAGGCGATCGAGTGTGCCAATCACGCTTTGATGATCGCTTTGCAGATTGATAACCCGCGCACCATCGCCTATGCTTACGGCTACCTTGCGCGTATCCAGTCGATGTCTGATGATTACTCGATAAACGAGGTAAAAAGACATTTTCAACTCGCCAACAAGTACAGTGTTGTTCTCAAAGATAAGTACATCCAAATGGAGAACGACACCTATTACGCGCAATTTCTGGAAAAGCATGACATCGACTCGGAAGCGATCCAGTTGTGTCGACAACTAGAAAAGCTCATCGACCCGACCTGCAACATCAAGTTTCATCTGCTCTACTGCCAAGTGGCGATTAATCTGGCGAAAAAACACAATCAAGCTGAACTGGTTTCCCTACAAGCGACATACATAGAAGCCGCCAACCGAGCGCTCGCAGATACCCGCCAAAAGGAATACGCTTCCATCATCAGTAAAGTGAAGCAAGCCGCGGATGACCAAGAGCGCCGTCTACAGCAAAAAATCAAAGAGCACATTGAAGCCATTACAGAAATTGGCCAAGAGTTAGCGACCTGCCAAGACATCTCGGTTCATTTACCCTCTATTTTTAGCAAGATCACCAACATCATTCCGAGCGAAGAGTTCGGTATTGCACTTTATGATGAACAACAAGGCATTCTCGATTATCGCTACTTTTACAACACTAAAGGTCCAATTGAGCGCTTCTATGTCGACTGCAACAAACAAACCAGCATCGGCTCTTATGTGGTCAAAACTAAATCCATGGTCCACCTAAACAACGCGGATGCCACCAGCGTCAGGGCAGCGATTGGCTTAAGCGTCGATAGTGACAATGCGGCCATTCATCGAAAAGCGGACACTCCTTCGAGTCAATCACTGATGTTTACCCCCATCCTGTTGGGGAACAAAGTGCTGGGTATTATGTCTACGCAACATACGGAATCTGGGCAGTATCAACCCCACCACTGCCAGCTGTTTGAACAACTCGCCAGTTTTATTGCCATCGCACTCGAAAATCATGTCCAGCGTCATAAGCTGCAACAAGCCAACAACTTGTTAGACAACTTATCGAAAACCGATCCATTGACCAAGCTCTACAATCGCTATCAACTGGATACGATTGCCCCGACGTTGATTCAAAAAGCAATCAATCAAGGCACGCAAATCGCCATCGTGATCATCGATATCGACTTCTATAAAGGCTACAACGATCAGTTTGGTCATCAAGCCGGTGATGAGGCGCTGAAGATCGTCGCCGCCAACATCAGCAACGCGTTTTCAGATACATCCATCGACCATATCTTTCGCTATGGCGGAGATGAGTTTCTGGTGCTGTGCGATGGTCAAACCGACGAGCAGGTCATCCGCAAAATCCATCAGTTGCAAAGCGCTATTTTGTCATTAAAAATTGCGCATCCACGTTCTTATGCCAGTGATTACCTCACGCTCTCGATCGGCGTGTCCAATCATCGTCTTTACAAAGAGCAACCATTAGATTTCAACGACCTGTTCAATGTTGCAGATAGCGCACTCTACACTGCAAAAGAACAAGGAAGAAATCAGTTCCATTTGAGAAGTGATGATAGTTAA
- a CDS encoding OsmC family protein: MSDYSATIRWQRQQNEPFSDNQYSRGHLWEFDGGVSVPASSSPHVVPLPYSVAENVDPEEAFIAAISSCHMLTFLGIAAKQRYVVDSYVDNAIGVMAEDENGYTSVTEVTLSPTICFSGDKKPSFQQIEKMHHLAHRHCFIANSVKTDIRLNLPHEAES, translated from the coding sequence GTGTCCGATTATTCAGCCACGATTCGCTGGCAGCGTCAGCAAAATGAACCTTTTAGCGACAATCAGTACAGCCGAGGGCATCTGTGGGAGTTCGACGGCGGTGTCAGTGTCCCAGCCTCGTCATCGCCTCATGTGGTTCCGCTCCCCTACTCGGTCGCAGAAAACGTTGACCCCGAAGAAGCCTTCATTGCTGCTATTTCCAGTTGCCATATGCTGACATTTCTCGGCATCGCCGCAAAACAGCGGTATGTTGTGGATTCCTACGTTGATAACGCGATAGGTGTCATGGCCGAAGATGAAAACGGCTATACCTCTGTTACCGAGGTGACACTCTCTCCTACTATTTGTTTTTCCGGCGACAAGAAACCATCCTTTCAGCAAATTGAGAAAATGCACCATTTAGCGCACCGACACTGCTTTATCGCCAACTCGGTCAAAACCGACATTCGATTAAATCTCCCCCACGAGGCAGAGTCATGA
- a CDS encoding RluA family pseudouridine synthase produces the protein MHQPEQLFTRFDTPIDGITLPEKFTFPFYYQPHPLCVLAAEQLQTHLTHQTDWQHDFGLTGNQDGIGKMFGVLLVHSPDGELGYFSAFSGKIADQNLLPGFVPPVFDMLAEESFFRSDLAKITELNKQVKQRQANPELHALQQQLAQYQDDYQQAEQTQRELMIQGRAARKKQRKLAEQTLAGDALTLALDDLARQSVAEKNVLKYLKLEWEEKINQVSIQLNELTEQIDAIKQQRKQRSNQLQNKLFEQYRFYNIRKDEKSLKAIFAPTTSPTPPAGAGECAAPKLLHFAFKHGYTPLALAEFWWGVSPKSEIRKHKSYYPSCNSKCQPILGHMLEGMRIDDNPLEKSWAEDKELEIVYEDDAMVIVNKPSGLLSVPGKTITDSAYTRLQKRYPDAEGPFVIHRLDMATSGILVFALTRRANKNLQKQFISRSVQKRYIAQIEGEVQVQNGTINLPMRGDPDDRPRQLVCYEHGKPAETYWELIETSNGQSKLYMHPKTGRTHQLRVHCAHHLGLNMPIVGDALYGTKSDRLHLHAQRLELHHPYNHEPMTFSAKCEF, from the coding sequence ATGCACCAACCGGAACAACTCTTTACCCGTTTTGACACCCCAATCGACGGAATAACGCTTCCAGAAAAGTTTACCTTCCCGTTCTACTATCAGCCTCATCCGCTGTGTGTTCTTGCGGCCGAGCAATTGCAAACGCATTTGACTCACCAAACTGACTGGCAGCACGATTTTGGTCTGACGGGGAATCAAGATGGCATTGGCAAGATGTTTGGCGTGCTTTTGGTGCACTCCCCAGACGGAGAACTTGGCTACTTTTCAGCTTTCTCTGGAAAAATCGCCGATCAAAACCTGCTACCCGGCTTTGTGCCGCCAGTGTTCGATATGTTGGCAGAAGAGAGCTTTTTCCGATCAGATTTAGCTAAGATCACCGAACTTAACAAACAAGTAAAACAGCGACAAGCCAATCCAGAGCTCCATGCGCTTCAACAACAGTTAGCGCAGTATCAAGATGACTATCAGCAAGCGGAGCAAACCCAGCGCGAACTGATGATTCAAGGCCGCGCGGCGCGCAAGAAGCAGCGAAAACTTGCAGAGCAAACGCTGGCTGGCGATGCGTTAACACTGGCGCTCGATGATCTGGCTAGGCAAAGCGTGGCAGAAAAGAATGTGCTTAAGTACCTCAAACTGGAATGGGAAGAGAAAATCAATCAAGTTTCCATTCAGTTGAATGAGCTAACCGAGCAGATCGATGCGATCAAGCAGCAGCGCAAACAACGCTCCAATCAACTGCAAAACAAGTTGTTCGAGCAGTATCGCTTTTACAACATCCGTAAAGATGAAAAATCTCTTAAAGCGATTTTTGCCCCAACGACAAGCCCAACCCCACCAGCGGGCGCGGGAGAATGCGCAGCACCCAAGCTGCTTCATTTTGCGTTTAAACACGGCTACACACCGCTCGCTCTGGCCGAATTTTGGTGGGGCGTGTCGCCAAAGTCGGAGATTCGCAAACACAAAAGCTACTACCCGTCTTGCAACAGTAAATGCCAACCGATTTTGGGCCATATGCTAGAAGGTATGCGTATTGACGACAATCCGCTAGAGAAGAGTTGGGCAGAAGACAAAGAGCTAGAGATCGTATATGAAGATGACGCCATGGTGATCGTCAACAAGCCGTCCGGTCTGCTTTCTGTCCCGGGTAAGACTATTACCGACTCCGCCTACACAAGATTGCAAAAGCGCTACCCAGATGCTGAGGGGCCATTTGTTATTCATCGACTCGATATGGCCACGTCAGGAATCTTGGTATTCGCTCTAACCCGACGCGCTAATAAAAACCTGCAGAAACAATTTATCTCCCGCTCTGTGCAAAAACGCTACATCGCACAGATTGAAGGTGAAGTCCAAGTGCAAAATGGCACCATCAACTTACCTATGCGAGGCGATCCAGATGACCGTCCGCGTCAGCTTGTCTGTTACGAGCACGGAAAACCCGCTGAGACGTACTGGGAACTGATCGAGACATCCAACGGGCAATCAAAGCTCTATATGCATCCCAAGACAGGAAGAACGCATCAACTCCGTGTCCATTGTGCTCATCACCTTGGTCTCAATATGCCCATCGTTGGTGATGCGCTATACGGAACGAAAAGTGATCGCTTGCATCTGCATGCTCAACGCCTTGAACTACACCATCCGTACAACCATGAGCCAATGACTTTCAGTGCAAAGTGTGAGTTTTGA
- a CDS encoding NADP-dependent oxidoreductase encodes MSQPTNRQIVLASRPTGAPTPDNFRLENNSIPTVKDGEVLLRSVYLSLDPYMRGRMSDAKSYADPVAIGETMVGGTVCQVVESNHPNFDKGEWVLGFTGWQDYGISDGEGLIKMGMNPSHPSYALGVMGMPGFTAYMGLLDIGQPKEGDTLVVAAATGAVGSMVGQIGKLKGCRVIGVAGGEEKCRYATEQLGFDACIDHKAENFAEQLAAACDQGIDVYFENVGGKVFDAVLPLLNTGARVPLCGLISQYNATSLPEGPDRMSMLMAQLLIKRIKMQGFIIFDDYGHRYGEFASQMTQWLSEGKIHYREHLVEGLENAPGAFIGLLEGKNFGKLVVKTNEPV; translated from the coding sequence ATGTCTCAACCTACTAATCGACAAATCGTACTCGCATCTCGTCCGACAGGTGCACCAACTCCAGACAACTTCCGACTAGAAAACAATTCGATTCCTACCGTAAAAGATGGCGAAGTCTTGCTGCGCAGTGTCTACCTCTCTCTAGACCCTTACATGCGCGGCCGAATGAGCGATGCTAAGTCTTACGCCGATCCTGTTGCAATTGGCGAGACCATGGTCGGTGGCACCGTGTGTCAAGTTGTAGAATCCAATCACCCAAATTTTGACAAAGGAGAATGGGTTCTAGGATTCACTGGCTGGCAAGATTACGGCATTTCAGATGGCGAAGGTCTTATTAAAATGGGAATGAACCCCAGTCACCCTTCCTACGCGCTGGGCGTAATGGGAATGCCTGGCTTTACCGCCTATATGGGACTGCTTGATATCGGCCAACCAAAAGAAGGGGATACTCTGGTCGTTGCAGCAGCGACTGGTGCTGTTGGCTCTATGGTGGGCCAGATTGGTAAGTTGAAGGGTTGTCGAGTCATTGGTGTTGCAGGTGGCGAAGAGAAGTGCCGCTACGCGACCGAGCAACTTGGCTTTGATGCGTGTATCGACCACAAAGCGGAAAACTTCGCAGAGCAACTTGCCGCGGCCTGTGATCAAGGTATTGATGTCTACTTCGAAAATGTCGGTGGCAAAGTGTTTGATGCGGTGCTTCCGCTACTCAATACTGGTGCTCGCGTTCCACTGTGCGGTCTTATCTCTCAATACAATGCAACTTCGCTTCCTGAAGGTCCAGATCGCATGTCAATGTTGATGGCACAATTGCTGATTAAGCGCATCAAGATGCAAGGTTTCATCATCTTTGATGATTATGGTCATCGCTATGGCGAATTTGCCTCTCAAATGACTCAGTGGTTATCAGAGGGCAAAATTCACTACCGCGAGCACTTGGTTGAAGGGCTAGAAAATGCACCAGGAGCCTTTATTGGCCTGCTTGAAGGGAAAAACTTCGGCAAACTTGTCGTCAAAACAAACGAACCTGTTTAG
- a CDS encoding ABC transporter substrate-binding protein: MKIVSVVAFLVVLAASSWWFIEEQRSPHGLAENSVKVAVSLTPLSTPFFIAQEQGFFTKHGLDVEIMPCKGGVKCANLLQEDKVDYATASETVALFNRYHHSNVSILSSFVRSSNDLKLLALEANNISKLSDLAGKKVGIVKSSSSEFYFDLLLITHALQDLQVERVYIQPDELVAALLSYQVDAISIWEPYGYRATLVSASPLVNLGTEGVYQLSFNLLSKSARGEGRKEQDRLLLLALSDAIEWIEANPDDSIDLISQELGILPQQVNWAWNDYVFELTNDYSLLSNLQLQARWASERNILEGDPVDVRALVDYQLLGTVD, translated from the coding sequence ATGAAGATTGTGTCAGTTGTTGCCTTTTTAGTGGTATTGGCGGCGAGTAGTTGGTGGTTTATTGAGGAGCAACGATCGCCTCATGGGTTAGCTGAGAATTCGGTGAAAGTTGCTGTGTCACTTACGCCTCTCAGCACGCCGTTTTTTATTGCACAAGAGCAAGGCTTTTTTACTAAACACGGGCTGGATGTTGAAATCATGCCCTGTAAAGGCGGAGTGAAGTGCGCCAACTTGCTGCAAGAAGACAAAGTTGATTACGCGACCGCGTCTGAAACTGTGGCACTGTTTAATCGTTATCATCATAGCAATGTCTCGATTTTGTCGAGTTTTGTCCGTTCAAGTAATGACCTCAAACTTTTAGCACTCGAGGCGAATAACATTAGCAAACTGTCGGATCTTGCTGGCAAAAAAGTGGGCATTGTTAAGTCCAGTTCTAGTGAATTCTACTTTGATCTCTTGTTAATTACCCATGCTCTACAGGATTTGCAGGTAGAGCGGGTGTACATTCAGCCAGATGAGTTGGTTGCGGCTTTGCTCTCGTATCAGGTTGATGCGATTTCAATTTGGGAGCCGTATGGCTATAGAGCGACGCTCGTGTCTGCTTCTCCGTTGGTCAATTTGGGGACGGAAGGGGTCTATCAATTGTCCTTTAATCTGTTATCTAAATCCGCAAGAGGAGAGGGTAGGAAGGAGCAAGATCGATTGCTCTTGTTAGCGCTGTCTGATGCCATTGAATGGATAGAAGCGAATCCAGATGACAGCATCGATCTTATCAGCCAAGAGCTCGGCATATTGCCTCAGCAAGTGAACTGGGCTTGGAATGACTACGTTTTTGAGCTCACCAACGACTACAGTCTGCTATCAAATTTACAACTGCAAGCAAGGTGGGCGTCAGAACGCAACATTCTTGAAGGTGATCCTGTCGATGTCAGAGCTTTGGTTGACTATCAACTTCTAGGGACAGTGGATTAG
- the yqfB gene encoding N(4)-acetylcytidine aminohydrolase → MTYPTKMTFFEFLTPLVAAGKKTITIRDESEADYVPGTTVEVYTLETDTKVCDVKILSVEPLHFDDINEFHAEQEYIELPKLKQLIREIYPNNNHLFVIHFELV, encoded by the coding sequence ATGACTTACCCAACTAAAATGACGTTTTTCGAGTTTTTGACGCCCCTAGTCGCGGCAGGAAAGAAGACGATCACCATCAGAGATGAATCGGAAGCCGATTATGTCCCCGGCACCACTGTCGAGGTGTACACACTCGAAACCGATACCAAAGTGTGTGATGTAAAAATCCTCTCGGTAGAGCCTTTACACTTCGACGACATCAACGAGTTTCATGCCGAGCAAGAGTACATTGAACTACCGAAACTGAAGCAGCTTATCCGCGAGATCTATCCAAACAACAACCACTTGTTCGTTATTCACTTCGAACTGGTTTGA
- a CDS encoding glutathione S-transferase family protein: protein MIILHHLNQSRSKRIIWLLEELGVEYKIVPYRRDSVTFLAPPELKLIHPLGKSPVIEEQGRVITESGAITEYLISKYAPQKFAPSQDSEEYVEYLQWLHFAESSAALPLLLKTFVAKDGAPTNFLADYAEVELHKVMSYVDQSLDGKRYLVADKLTGADFMMSFIVEILSKFGLVDRYPNIAQYAQQLESHGSWHAAQALEAQHG, encoded by the coding sequence ATGATCATTTTACATCACCTTAATCAATCACGTTCTAAACGCATTATCTGGTTGTTGGAAGAACTGGGCGTAGAGTACAAAATCGTCCCGTACCGCCGAGACAGCGTGACTTTTCTTGCCCCACCGGAGCTTAAATTGATTCATCCGCTTGGTAAATCGCCAGTGATTGAAGAGCAAGGTCGAGTGATTACAGAGTCTGGCGCGATTACCGAGTACTTAATCAGCAAATACGCCCCTCAGAAATTCGCGCCAAGTCAAGACAGCGAAGAGTACGTCGAATACCTTCAATGGTTGCACTTTGCCGAAAGCTCTGCCGCGCTTCCTTTGCTACTAAAGACCTTTGTCGCTAAAGATGGAGCGCCAACAAACTTCCTCGCAGATTACGCGGAAGTCGAGTTGCACAAGGTAATGAGCTACGTAGACCAATCGCTTGATGGCAAACGATACCTAGTGGCAGACAAACTTACGGGCGCTGATTTTATGATGTCTTTCATTGTTGAAATCTTGAGTAAGTTTGGATTAGTTGATCGCTACCCCAACATCGCTCAATACGCTCAGCAACTCGAAAGCCATGGCTCATGGCACGCTGCACAAGCATTAGAAGCTCAACATGGCTAA
- a CDS encoding DEAD/DEAH box helicase, giving the protein MPFAKLGLSQPLTQAIQSLGYSKPTTIQTKAIPAILQGDDLIAAAQTGTGKTASFVLPILEKLAKGETQRKKRVRALILTPTRELAQQIEQKVRDYGQNLSLTSLAMYGGVDEKPQKQALIEGVDILIATPGRLLDMYGKRAVHFEEIEVLVMDEADRMLDMGFIDDINKILDRLPTDIQHLLFSATLSNKVRDLAKTAVHDPFEISIAANQASKKNIEQWLITVDKDKKSALLSHMIKENNWDQALIFIETKHGAAKLASQLEKRGIEAEAFHSGRSQAVRSKLLADFKAGKIKYMIATGVGARGIDIEGLTRVINYDLPFPADEYVHRIGRTGRADAQGEAISFVSKDNFKNLCMIEARLGHLIERRVIEGFEPRKVVPMNKRLNQ; this is encoded by the coding sequence ATGCCGTTCGCAAAACTAGGCCTAAGCCAACCGTTAACTCAAGCCATTCAATCTCTCGGTTACAGCAAACCCACAACTATCCAAACCAAAGCAATCCCAGCTATTTTACAAGGGGATGACCTTATCGCGGCCGCTCAAACCGGCACAGGAAAAACCGCGAGTTTTGTCTTGCCTATTCTGGAGAAGTTGGCGAAGGGTGAAACTCAGCGAAAAAAACGAGTACGTGCGCTAATTCTTACGCCGACTCGCGAACTGGCTCAACAAATTGAACAGAAAGTGCGCGACTACGGTCAAAACTTATCACTTACGTCTCTCGCTATGTATGGTGGCGTGGATGAAAAGCCACAAAAGCAAGCCCTTATCGAGGGTGTCGACATTCTTATCGCAACACCAGGTCGATTGCTCGATATGTACGGTAAGCGCGCGGTTCACTTTGAGGAAATCGAGGTGTTGGTAATGGATGAAGCAGATCGCATGCTCGACATGGGCTTCATCGATGACATCAATAAGATTCTAGATCGTCTGCCAACCGATATTCAGCACCTGTTGTTCTCCGCGACGCTTTCTAACAAAGTACGAGACTTGGCGAAAACCGCCGTGCATGACCCGTTTGAGATTTCGATCGCCGCCAATCAAGCATCAAAAAAGAACATCGAACAATGGCTTATCACTGTTGATAAAGACAAAAAATCGGCTCTACTTAGCCACATGATCAAAGAGAATAATTGGGACCAAGCCCTGATCTTTATCGAAACGAAGCACGGTGCAGCCAAACTGGCATCGCAGTTAGAAAAGCGCGGGATCGAGGCAGAGGCCTTCCACAGTGGACGCAGCCAAGCGGTGCGCTCTAAACTGCTGGCTGACTTCAAAGCAGGCAAAATTAAGTACATGATTGCAACCGGTGTCGGCGCACGTGGTATCGATATCGAAGGGCTCACTCGTGTAATCAACTATGACCTGCCGTTCCCTGCCGATGAATACGTTCACCGCATTGGCCGAACTGGTCGTGCAGATGCGCAAGGCGAAGCAATTTCGTTCGTGTCAAAGGACAACTTTAAAAACCTGTGCATGATAGAAGCACGTCTAGGTCACTTGATTGAGCGCCGAGTGATTGAAGGGTTTGAACCACGCAAAGTCGTGCCGATGAACAAAAGACTCAATCAATAG
- a CDS encoding TetR/AcrR family transcriptional regulator produces the protein MNSKTQDTRQHILHVGYELIVNKGFTAVGLSQLLKSAEVPKGSFYHYFKSKEQFGEALIEEYVHTYMSRIHPVLNQNDLSGYDCLLDYFSRWLNVENGVCNANKCLIVKLSAEVSDLSDSMRVSLAKGAELIIGALASTIQRGIEDGSIDEMNSSMVARQLYQQWLGASLLNKLMQDQTNLELCLLTTQQRLRSNS, from the coding sequence ATGAACTCGAAAACACAAGACACTCGCCAACACATTTTGCACGTTGGTTATGAGCTTATCGTCAACAAAGGCTTTACCGCTGTGGGTCTCTCCCAGCTTTTGAAGTCGGCAGAAGTCCCTAAAGGCTCGTTTTACCATTACTTCAAATCCAAAGAGCAGTTTGGTGAAGCGTTGATCGAAGAGTATGTGCACACCTATATGTCACGTATTCATCCTGTGCTTAATCAAAACGACCTGAGTGGCTACGACTGCTTGCTCGACTACTTTTCACGTTGGCTCAACGTCGAAAATGGCGTGTGCAACGCAAATAAGTGCCTTATCGTAAAACTGAGCGCTGAAGTGTCTGATCTTTCGGATTCAATGCGCGTTTCGTTAGCAAAAGGCGCTGAGTTAATTATTGGAGCGTTAGCGTCAACCATTCAGCGTGGTATCGAGGATGGTTCAATTGATGAAATGAACAGCTCTATGGTGGCTAGACAGCTTTATCAGCAGTGGCTGGGGGCAAGTTTGCTCAATAAGCTCATGCAAGATCAAACCAACCTTGAGCTGTGCTTGCTTACAACTCAGCAACGTTTACGCTCTAACTCATAG
- a CDS encoding diguanylate cyclase domain-containing protein produces MKGSITSKMYTLLGIGILMTVISAWSMYSLYNQHVDATRNQMKLLEIQTEVSALQGELWLYLEYKDDKSFSNLVEQQKRLSERLAMSNVNVSKVTKLNRLNNQLTALLSEDKQFQAELKQLSARRDFVAQRQAVLTGRYNMLIQNMYEYISSEHETELSQTNLKIEETMVYLAVVLVMFSVGMSFAAFMLLKSFRIGARAISTAINSVKKRRFSHRIHCEHLDNEFSTLGKTFNAMNEELEHSVFTKSQLENEVSKQTLELEKKTHALEYLSEHDSLTALLNRRSMEKRLQTALEKAERTGLLVALLFLDLDKFKEINDTYGHDIGDEVLIRLSERLLTVTRKTDIVSRFGGDEFVVCLDLLTDKSFISAKATQIIHEVERPIVIGNKGYHVGVSIGIAVYPNCTDNHRDLVKLADQAMYIAKERKGSHFVFAKEKPTNVLKVVDD; encoded by the coding sequence ATGAAAGGATCAATCACTTCTAAAATGTATACGCTACTTGGGATTGGTATTCTGATGACAGTGATATCCGCGTGGTCAATGTACAGTTTGTACAATCAACACGTTGACGCAACACGTAACCAGATGAAACTGCTTGAAATCCAGACGGAAGTCAGTGCTCTGCAAGGTGAGCTATGGCTCTACTTAGAATATAAAGACGACAAAAGCTTTTCTAATCTCGTCGAGCAGCAAAAACGCTTGTCTGAACGATTGGCCATGTCCAACGTCAATGTGAGTAAAGTGACTAAACTCAACCGATTAAACAATCAACTTACCGCTCTTCTATCGGAAGACAAGCAGTTTCAAGCCGAGCTCAAGCAGCTGTCTGCAAGACGCGATTTCGTCGCGCAGCGACAAGCGGTGTTGACGGGGCGTTACAATATGTTGATTCAAAATATGTACGAATACATTTCGAGCGAACATGAAACTGAACTTTCCCAGACCAACCTCAAAATCGAGGAGACCATGGTCTATCTTGCGGTTGTGCTGGTGATGTTCTCTGTTGGTATGAGCTTCGCTGCGTTTATGCTGCTTAAAAGTTTCCGTATTGGCGCACGCGCGATTTCAACGGCCATTAACAGTGTTAAGAAGCGTCGTTTTTCCCATCGAATTCACTGCGAACACTTAGACAATGAGTTCAGTACATTGGGAAAAACGTTTAACGCAATGAATGAAGAGTTAGAGCACAGTGTGTTTACTAAGTCTCAGTTGGAGAACGAGGTGAGTAAACAAACCCTTGAACTGGAAAAGAAAACGCATGCGCTCGAATACTTGTCAGAGCATGATTCTCTGACGGCATTGCTCAATCGACGCTCGATGGAAAAACGCTTGCAAACCGCGCTAGAGAAAGCAGAGAGAACGGGGCTATTGGTTGCGTTGCTTTTCCTCGACTTGGATAAGTTTAAAGAGATCAATGACACCTACGGCCATGATATTGGTGATGAAGTTTTGATACGTCTTTCTGAGCGCCTTTTAACCGTCACGAGGAAGACAGATATCGTGAGCCGTTTCGGCGGGGATGAGTTTGTTGTGTGCCTGGATTTACTAACGGACAAGTCTTTCATTTCCGCTAAAGCGACTCAAATCATTCATGAAGTTGAGCGGCCGATTGTCATCGGTAATAAAGGCTATCATGTTGGCGTCAGTATCGGTATTGCCGTCTACCCGAATTGTACTGACAATCATCGTGACTTAGTGAAATTGGCCGATCAGGCAATGTATATCGCTAAAGAGCGTAAAGGCAGCCACTTCGTATTCGCCAAAGAGAAACCCACTAATGTACTTAAAGTGGTCGATGATTAA